Proteins encoded by one window of Nitrospirota bacterium:
- a CDS encoding GGDEF domain-containing protein, whose protein sequence is MPYQPSPRVDAQTPRQIRSRREDPIANPIIVPGAERRGSSPERREGDNGTSAALPPPVWILIGDVSAAQLATRMTVFSPDGLRVTWAQNENRIDPTAPGDLRIIYCGADDATALRALLLASGGGPLADHVSCIAVWTDELSLDRVTDLLIAGCDVSLSPRNLGEAWFLLNRADLLAKMRRRNTDKVRNLAQRARYAERGATLDGLTGLFLHAYFMKRVVDECRQLRPTDSYGVAFVDVDFLKRINDSLGHDGGNEAIKTAAACLKSVTSQGSFAGRLGGDEFGVFFCPTDASRLKDKAKQLYDLVPKELQSVPYSLSSGFVRAPATVPPVVALRAADDELYKVKETGRGRFSLRML, encoded by the coding sequence ATGCCGTACCAGCCTAGCCCCCGGGTCGACGCACAGACCCCACGGCAAATCCGATCGCGACGCGAAGACCCCATCGCGAATCCTATCATCGTCCCCGGAGCGGAGCGAAGGGGGTCGTCCCCGGAGCGACGCGAAGGGGACAACGGCACTTCAGCCGCCCTCCCGCCACCGGTCTGGATCCTCATCGGGGATGTCAGCGCGGCACAGCTCGCAACCCGGATGACCGTGTTCAGTCCAGACGGGCTCCGTGTCACCTGGGCTCAAAACGAGAATCGAATCGACCCCACGGCCCCGGGGGACCTCCGCATCATCTACTGCGGCGCGGACGACGCCACGGCCCTCCGAGCCCTCCTCCTGGCATCCGGGGGCGGTCCGCTCGCCGACCACGTGTCCTGTATCGCCGTCTGGACCGATGAGTTGTCTCTCGATCGCGTTACCGACCTCCTGATCGCGGGCTGCGATGTCTCCCTTTCTCCTCGTAACCTCGGCGAAGCGTGGTTCCTCCTTAACCGCGCCGACCTTCTTGCCAAGATGCGACGCCGCAACACCGACAAAGTCCGAAACCTTGCCCAGCGCGCGCGATATGCCGAGCGAGGAGCCACCCTGGACGGACTTACGGGCTTGTTCCTTCACGCCTACTTCATGAAACGCGTTGTCGATGAATGCCGGCAGCTTCGGCCGACGGATTCCTACGGGGTCGCCTTCGTGGACGTGGATTTCCTCAAAAGGATCAACGACAGCCTCGGTCATGACGGGGGCAATGAGGCGATCAAGACCGCGGCGGCCTGCCTCAAGTCCGTCACCAGTCAGGGCAGTTTTGCCGGCCGCTTAGGCGGCGACGAATTCGGGGTGTTTTTCTGTCCCACGGACGCCTCCCGTCTCAAGGACAAGGCAAAACAGCTCTACGACCTTGTCCCCAAGGAACTCCAGTCGGTGCCCTACTCCCTCAGCTCCGGATTCGTGCGAGCGCCTGCCACCGTGCCTCCTGTCGTTGCCCTCCGCGCCGCCGACGACGAACTCTACAAGGTGAAAGAAACCGGCCGGGGCCGCTTCTCCTTGAGGATGCTGTGA
- a CDS encoding tetratricopeptide repeat protein, giving the protein MAGGILRLGRPAMGGLVLFVLTGCGPTLVTVRAKGRVVLDQGEPVAAGAPLICGFYTRKGGAHEVPYDEKTARVRPDGTFAIEHQLPVDETGGVFAGVHVRGQAIFIVDTDAAAAVKDCPEGDRGHVCELTVEIAESLTPEAAAVAKARSEGETADLSGLCGLREGLNGVGRIPELKEAEQEEKARLSGRIGSKVGAEQAEARRLIEAEREPEAIERLGSLATIPCVDDARRKELQKEVVRAEDSLAVRQARAALGAKAVPEAMEIVDGVLKRSPKHVGAIETRAEALVALERKAEAVQEIEKAVGIEPKNPALRLRLADVLSSMDQMEAAVKQYEAHLDLAPQSVEGYAGLSRSLGKLGRWKEAMYAAGKAFDLGKDRAEYALLAGGFALQAGEPAVAEGRFAAVLDLIPESSEGVVGVATALEREGRAEAALEVYEKAVRAGFLDAAGSLSAGRALRQGGRLQPAVRALERAVELSPGQTEPVWRVEATILLGQALSEQGYLDAAVERVAGAIRRVPTEARLYVVLGELQLKRKRYGDAIAAGLKAYSLDKKEETRLLLLHASVLKASGDLATRGFSAEEISALDRFLSDAVVVDQIARLTGMLVETFRGLTLYRRTALLAIALKKDASRSWIELMPVRPPESLVKKLLRMGPKKFGVWSE; this is encoded by the coding sequence GTGGCTGGAGGAATCCTTCGACTCGGCCGGCCCGCGATGGGCGGGTTGGTATTGTTTGTCCTTACAGGCTGCGGCCCGACGCTCGTGACCGTGAGGGCAAAAGGACGGGTCGTGCTTGACCAGGGAGAACCTGTGGCGGCCGGGGCGCCGCTGATATGTGGATTCTACACGCGCAAAGGGGGCGCGCATGAGGTTCCCTATGATGAAAAGACAGCGCGGGTTCGGCCGGATGGCACATTTGCAATCGAGCACCAGCTTCCCGTTGACGAGACCGGGGGCGTGTTTGCCGGCGTGCATGTGAGGGGACAAGCCATCTTCATTGTGGACACGGACGCAGCGGCTGCCGTCAAGGATTGTCCGGAAGGCGATCGGGGACACGTGTGCGAACTCACGGTCGAAATCGCTGAGAGCTTGACCCCGGAAGCGGCCGCGGTGGCGAAAGCGCGGAGCGAAGGGGAAACGGCGGATCTATCCGGGTTGTGCGGTCTTCGTGAGGGGCTGAACGGGGTGGGACGGATCCCTGAGCTCAAGGAGGCGGAGCAGGAAGAAAAGGCCCGGCTGTCGGGTCGTATCGGTTCGAAGGTGGGGGCGGAGCAGGCGGAGGCGCGGCGCCTGATCGAAGCCGAACGAGAGCCGGAGGCGATTGAGCGGCTGGGCTCGCTGGCGACGATACCATGCGTGGACGATGCTCGACGGAAGGAGCTTCAGAAGGAGGTTGTGCGAGCGGAGGACAGTTTGGCGGTACGGCAGGCCAGGGCGGCCCTCGGCGCCAAGGCGGTCCCTGAGGCGATGGAGATAGTGGACGGCGTGCTGAAACGCAGTCCGAAGCATGTGGGTGCAATCGAAACCCGCGCGGAGGCGTTGGTCGCGCTGGAGAGGAAGGCGGAGGCGGTGCAGGAGATCGAGAAGGCGGTGGGGATTGAGCCGAAGAATCCGGCGCTCAGGCTACGGCTGGCGGACGTGCTCTCATCGATGGATCAGATGGAGGCGGCCGTGAAGCAGTACGAGGCCCACCTTGATCTGGCCCCTCAATCCGTCGAAGGATACGCGGGATTATCAAGAAGTTTGGGGAAACTCGGTCGTTGGAAAGAAGCGATGTACGCAGCCGGCAAGGCGTTCGATCTCGGGAAGGACCGGGCGGAGTATGCGCTTCTGGCGGGGGGATTCGCGCTGCAAGCCGGCGAGCCGGCAGTTGCAGAAGGTCGGTTTGCCGCGGTGCTCGATCTCATACCGGAGTCTTCCGAGGGAGTTGTGGGCGTGGCGACGGCACTGGAGAGGGAGGGGCGCGCGGAGGCGGCGTTGGAAGTGTACGAGAAGGCCGTGCGGGCCGGTTTTCTGGACGCTGCAGGATCGTTATCGGCGGGAAGGGCTCTAAGGCAGGGTGGGAGACTTCAGCCTGCAGTGCGCGCACTCGAGCGGGCCGTGGAGCTGTCTCCGGGGCAGACCGAGCCGGTCTGGCGGGTCGAGGCCACGATTCTACTCGGGCAGGCGCTTTCCGAGCAGGGGTATCTGGATGCGGCGGTCGAGCGTGTCGCGGGCGCGATACGGCGCGTCCCGACGGAGGCGAGGCTCTATGTCGTGCTTGGGGAGCTGCAGCTGAAACGGAAGCGGTACGGCGACGCTATCGCCGCGGGCCTCAAAGCCTATTCGCTGGACAAGAAGGAAGAGACTCGCCTCCTTCTCCTGCATGCTTCGGTGTTGAAGGCCTCCGGAGACCTGGCGACGAGGGGGTTCTCGGCCGAGGAGATTTCCGCGTTGGACCGGTTCCTGAGCGACGCGGTCGTGGTCGATCAAATCGCAAGGCTGACCGGGATGCTGGTGGAGACCTTTCGTGGCCTGACGCTTTATCGGCGTACAGCGCTCTTGGCGATCGCGCTGAAAAAGGATGCATCGAGAAGTTGGATTGAGCTGATGCCGGTGAGACCTCCGGAGAGCCTGGTGAAGAAGCTTCTTCGGATGGGACCCAAGAAGTTTGGAGTGTGGTCGGAATGA
- a CDS encoding sigma-54-dependent Fis family transcriptional regulator, whose translation MRTRALVVDDSDMDRSVMVEGVRLAYSEAEIAEAGSGADALELIQGNAFNLLITDLVLGEGIDGLKIIEHARDVLPRIGVVVVTGQRATQPDVQKARGLGARHLLFKPVQPDLVRRACRDAMRYRSLAEKAREAVAPRMTVNPELGDIAEIVGDSPLVKAMKADIYRFARMDSYPVLVTGETGTGKELVAKAIHRFSPRARGPLIPVNLAEIDRERFESEIFGHVRGAFTGADRDNPGAVGRAEKGILFLDEIEALSLALQGKLLRFLESREFQRMGEKGQLRYADVRIVLATNRNLDEMVLEGEFREDLYFRVNVCSIALPPLRVRGADIAELVKHFIQVLSGEVGVKVERVEDGVYEAAAKHGWPGNVRQLRTTVLRALMDVTKANADPGVVKAEVFVSHMHASQPLGGSMGLGSEDTAVDERVGQLIEDAAAKDLLAQLWYEKVSWKEICRRIPRNRITLHTWLRRMSEAGKITGYPRRLHPRSREMEW comes from the coding sequence ATGAGGACGCGCGCGCTTGTGGTTGACGACTCAGACATGGACCGGTCCGTCATGGTTGAGGGTGTTCGGCTGGCGTACTCTGAGGCGGAGATTGCGGAGGCCGGCTCGGGAGCGGACGCGCTTGAGTTGATCCAAGGAAACGCGTTCAACCTGCTGATTACGGACTTGGTGCTTGGAGAGGGGATAGACGGACTCAAGATCATTGAGCACGCCAGGGATGTACTGCCGCGTATCGGCGTGGTGGTCGTCACGGGGCAGCGGGCCACCCAGCCGGATGTGCAGAAGGCCCGGGGTCTGGGAGCGAGGCACCTTCTGTTCAAACCGGTTCAACCGGATCTCGTTAGGCGTGCTTGCCGGGATGCGATGCGGTACCGATCGCTGGCTGAGAAGGCACGAGAGGCTGTGGCTCCCAGGATGACGGTCAATCCGGAGTTGGGAGATATTGCTGAGATTGTTGGAGACAGCCCGCTCGTTAAGGCGATGAAGGCGGATATCTACCGTTTTGCGCGGATGGATTCATACCCGGTGCTTGTCACGGGGGAGACGGGAACGGGCAAGGAGCTTGTAGCCAAGGCCATCCACCGATTCAGCCCGCGGGCGAGGGGTCCGCTCATTCCCGTCAATCTTGCTGAAATCGATCGAGAGCGTTTCGAGTCGGAAATATTCGGCCACGTGCGGGGGGCGTTCACCGGGGCGGACCGTGACAATCCGGGCGCCGTGGGGAGGGCCGAAAAGGGGATACTTTTCCTGGATGAGATTGAAGCCCTGTCATTGGCCTTGCAGGGCAAGCTACTGAGGTTCTTGGAGTCGCGGGAATTCCAGCGAATGGGGGAGAAAGGGCAGCTTCGTTACGCGGACGTGCGAATCGTGCTGGCGACCAACCGGAACTTGGACGAGATGGTGTTGGAGGGAGAGTTCCGGGAAGATCTTTACTTCCGGGTCAATGTCTGTTCAATCGCGCTGCCGCCGCTCCGCGTGCGCGGGGCTGATATTGCAGAGCTGGTGAAGCACTTTATTCAGGTGTTGTCCGGGGAGGTGGGTGTCAAGGTGGAGCGTGTCGAGGATGGCGTATATGAGGCCGCTGCGAAACACGGTTGGCCTGGCAACGTAAGGCAGCTTCGGACGACGGTATTGAGGGCCCTGATGGACGTCACCAAGGCCAATGCAGATCCAGGGGTTGTCAAGGCAGAGGTGTTCGTTTCTCACATGCACGCCAGCCAGCCGTTAGGGGGTTCCATGGGATTGGGATCAGAAGACACTGCCGTGGACGAGAGGGTGGGCCAGTTGATCGAAGACGCGGCGGCGAAGGATCTGTTGGCTCAGCTTTGGTATGAAAAGGTGAGTTGGAAAGAGATATGTCGAAGGATCCCGAGGAACCGAATTACACTCCACACATGGCTGCGGCGGATGTCGGAGGCGGGAAAAATCACCGGCTATCCGCGGAGACTCCACCCGCGGAGTCGGGAGATGGAGTGGTAG
- a CDS encoding TraC family protein, whose translation MAVSRAVLEVLFSRGEDLGELLPYGFHDRSAGVYMGVDGAMGAIFELTPCASESETEEIRNEAVAKAERFFADIPSGVDAQFIIVSSGHVDEDVDAYEAGTDTDNKIVRALVDNRMARHQRAVREGFVPGDPMRARSVRYYFTLRYGKREIEGGWSRVLGMVRSGSYHRDKVDRRHDEVKEVFQRWVETVRRGLDWLGLDPRPVGPSALLRLLDIILNPNLSYQRPLDGRTPFDPELPLRHQVCREVYEVAGGRILTGAEQGTEGRKVIKAFSLTGLPSQVRPGMIQDLIERIPYDFVATLNFRVEDSLDAIQGLDVARFFLGRHSRGMLGQENFGARATLEEIEEVSTEVHSQGRRLIKFALHVVAVGKASQEARIEDEVGQAFRSLMGTATVERIVCLPVLLSSLPLGFDAALDTSLRRLRTVLSDRFACLTPVWGCWRGMNNRVAAYVNRLGEMVGFDLFGADGAPHAMILGGTGKGKSFMMQDLILQTFRHRDKPYFFVIDMMGGSYRKLCEVLGGRYIEVDLKKPVRMNLFAGEYSEDQAAYWTNLLYLMVKDQGAKGPMSHEVRAVLTDGVRSAFAGKGGEEVFLSDVADALRSLGDLGAGLALRLRPFLRGVGVFGEIFDGPSTLPTGDLPRFTVFDLTGAKEHKDLHAPLLGAVIQQIQRLVSGPALRGVRKIIPMDEGWAALKDDAGEEFAREAWKTFRKMYAAVLFMTQDMEDVAKSAAGQAIINNSSTFIIFQHRDEAFSSLKSGLNLSDARTNLVRSLQWKKGYFSEVYVKTAHGGRTVDTVLRVIPDGFSYWMFTMDGDDLKVLDEKQRSAGNLLAAIEALSKEKPHGAKAA comes from the coding sequence ATGGCGGTGTCAAGAGCTGTCCTGGAGGTCCTCTTCTCCAGAGGAGAGGACCTCGGGGAGCTCCTGCCGTACGGGTTCCATGATCGTTCGGCCGGGGTGTACATGGGAGTGGACGGCGCGATGGGCGCCATCTTCGAGCTCACACCGTGCGCCTCGGAAAGCGAAACGGAAGAGATCCGGAACGAGGCCGTAGCGAAAGCCGAACGGTTCTTCGCGGATATCCCTTCAGGCGTTGACGCCCAGTTCATCATTGTTTCGAGTGGTCACGTCGATGAGGACGTGGACGCGTACGAAGCCGGAACGGACACGGACAATAAGATCGTGCGGGCCTTGGTGGACAACCGGATGGCGCGGCATCAACGGGCGGTACGCGAAGGGTTCGTCCCGGGTGACCCGATGCGGGCGAGATCCGTGCGGTACTACTTCACGCTGCGTTATGGCAAACGTGAGATTGAGGGTGGCTGGTCACGCGTTCTCGGGATGGTCCGTTCGGGCAGCTACCACAGGGACAAGGTAGATCGCCGGCACGATGAAGTGAAGGAGGTTTTCCAACGCTGGGTGGAGACGGTTCGCCGAGGACTCGACTGGTTGGGCCTCGACCCGCGACCCGTGGGTCCTTCTGCTCTTCTGCGGCTACTCGACATCATCCTGAATCCGAATCTGTCGTATCAGCGTCCGCTTGACGGTCGCACACCCTTCGACCCGGAGTTGCCTTTGCGACATCAGGTTTGCCGGGAGGTGTACGAGGTCGCAGGGGGGCGGATCCTAACGGGTGCGGAACAGGGGACGGAAGGGCGCAAGGTCATCAAGGCATTCTCCCTCACGGGTCTTCCGAGTCAGGTACGGCCGGGGATGATCCAGGATCTGATCGAACGCATCCCCTACGATTTTGTGGCTACGCTGAACTTCAGAGTTGAGGACAGCCTGGATGCCATTCAGGGCCTCGATGTCGCCCGTTTTTTTCTGGGGCGTCACTCGCGGGGTATGCTCGGCCAGGAGAATTTCGGTGCCCGGGCAACGCTGGAGGAGATTGAGGAGGTTTCGACGGAGGTTCATTCCCAGGGGAGGCGCCTGATAAAGTTTGCGCTCCACGTCGTGGCCGTCGGCAAAGCGTCGCAAGAGGCGCGCATTGAGGACGAGGTGGGGCAGGCGTTTCGGAGCCTGATGGGGACTGCGACGGTAGAAAGAATTGTGTGCCTGCCGGTCCTCCTTTCGTCTCTCCCGCTTGGCTTCGACGCGGCGCTCGACACGAGCCTCAGGCGCCTTCGGACCGTGCTGTCAGACCGCTTCGCTTGCCTGACGCCCGTGTGGGGCTGCTGGCGGGGAATGAACAATCGGGTGGCGGCCTATGTCAACCGATTGGGGGAGATGGTTGGCTTTGATTTGTTTGGAGCGGACGGAGCGCCGCACGCGATGATCTTGGGTGGGACGGGGAAGGGGAAAAGCTTTATGATGCAGGACCTCATCCTCCAGACCTTCCGGCACAGGGACAAGCCGTACTTTTTCGTGATCGACATGATGGGCGGATCCTACCGAAAACTGTGCGAGGTTTTGGGGGGGCGATACATCGAGGTGGACCTCAAGAAGCCGGTGCGGATGAACCTTTTCGCCGGCGAATATTCCGAGGACCAGGCTGCGTATTGGACGAATCTGTTGTACCTCATGGTCAAGGACCAAGGGGCCAAGGGTCCCATGTCGCACGAAGTCAGGGCCGTGCTGACCGATGGCGTTAGGTCCGCGTTCGCGGGCAAGGGAGGGGAGGAGGTTTTCCTTTCGGATGTGGCGGACGCTCTCCGATCTCTGGGGGATTTGGGAGCGGGTCTTGCGCTCAGACTACGGCCGTTTCTGAGGGGGGTCGGCGTCTTCGGCGAGATATTTGACGGTCCCTCAACCCTGCCTACGGGGGACCTGCCACGTTTCACCGTGTTTGACCTGACGGGAGCCAAGGAACACAAAGACCTCCACGCACCACTGCTGGGCGCCGTGATCCAACAGATCCAGCGACTGGTTTCGGGGCCGGCTCTGCGCGGGGTGAGAAAGATCATCCCGATGGACGAAGGCTGGGCGGCGCTAAAGGATGATGCGGGCGAGGAGTTCGCGAGGGAGGCGTGGAAAACTTTCCGAAAAATGTACGCGGCGGTTCTGTTCATGACGCAGGACATGGAAGACGTGGCCAAGAGCGCGGCTGGACAAGCGATCATCAACAACTCATCAACCTTTATTATCTTCCAGCACAGAGACGAGGCGTTTTCATCGCTCAAGAGCGGACTTAACCTGTCAGACGCCCGGACCAACTTGGTGCGCTCCCTGCAATGGAAGAAGGGGTATTTCAGCGAAGTGTACGTGAAAACGGCACACGGCGGCCGAACGGTGGATACGGTACTGAGGGTGATTCCGGACGGGTTCAGCTATTGGATGTTCACGATGGACGGAGACGATCTGAAGGTGCTCGATGAAAAGCAGCGGAGCGCGGGAAACCTTTTGGCAGCGATCGAGGCGCTTTCGAAGGAGAAGCCGCATGGAGCGAAGGCGGCCTAA
- the traF gene encoding conjugal transfer protein TraF codes for MNTLAKLLVPLRSVLSTLVILSGAIISPGLAGAWIDFLPCKINFFSRDCVKPSSNDKVPPTQLPKNKTLAPAPRDTEEEEPGRPPQAPGAVGPTEQEVQLFLAAPTEQKASEIAAKLRETMTRVNYGSALLAQALAAEWASMGYTIPGALPLPAQPSPQNASPQNASFQFPAPDRPTILYFSREGCPFCAQQEPILAEILKISHGHIQVIGVAPSTGYPKRALPFPFIPGDSLFESAKITTTPTMIFLSPHSSEPTQLRGLSSRDAILGRLREVAPDLPHWIR; via the coding sequence ATGAATACCCTCGCCAAGCTCCTTGTTCCCCTGCGGTCGGTCCTATCGACCCTTGTCATCCTCTCGGGTGCCATCATCTCGCCCGGACTCGCCGGCGCGTGGATCGATTTCCTACCGTGCAAGATCAACTTCTTTTCACGGGACTGTGTGAAGCCATCCTCCAACGACAAGGTGCCACCCACTCAGCTTCCCAAGAACAAGACCCTTGCCCCCGCTCCACGAGACACAGAAGAGGAAGAGCCTGGGCGACCACCCCAGGCGCCTGGCGCCGTGGGGCCGACCGAGCAGGAGGTCCAACTGTTTCTTGCCGCGCCCACGGAACAAAAAGCCTCGGAGATCGCCGCGAAGCTCAGAGAGACCATGACTCGGGTCAACTACGGATCCGCCTTGCTCGCCCAGGCCCTTGCGGCCGAATGGGCATCCATGGGGTATACCATCCCTGGCGCCCTTCCTCTCCCAGCTCAACCATCGCCGCAGAACGCATCGCCCCAGAACGCCAGCTTCCAATTTCCAGCGCCTGACCGCCCCACCATTCTCTATTTCTCACGCGAGGGGTGCCCTTTTTGCGCCCAGCAGGAACCGATTCTTGCCGAGATCCTCAAGATATCCCACGGCCACATTCAGGTCATCGGCGTCGCCCCATCCACCGGTTATCCGAAACGCGCCCTTCCGTTCCCGTTCATCCCGGGTGATTCGCTCTTCGAATCGGCAAAGATCACGACGACACCTACAATGATATTTCTCTCGCCTCATAGCTCGGAACCCACGCAGCTGCGCGGCCTGAGCTCGCGCGATGCAATCCTCGGAAGACTCCGCGAGGTTGCGCCGGACCTCCCCCACTGGATCCGATGA